A genome region from Arachis duranensis cultivar V14167 chromosome 8, aradu.V14167.gnm2.J7QH, whole genome shotgun sequence includes the following:
- the LOC107462662 gene encoding ABC transporter C family member 13 isoform X1, with product MTVPEKSVLYFVPAIGACLSVLEIIFVWKKEHNSQFVGYHKWFYSCSELIVWTNIILFSKCGSSHYIIFSRVLCFWWILKPILGVFRLVTTFPSLEVSVCIVESLVVLLSITYGTAINVIRVKRESFKRSLLGDPLLSYDSSLEEGGHHDLETNESIWDLMTFKFIAPVMNRGVVKQLDSEDLLQIPTNMAPSSCHDIISSCWRAQLTNDASKPSLFRALCSAYGWSYLYLGLLKVINDCIGFAGPLLLNKLIQFLQQGSVTSDGYLLAVSLGLTSIIKSFLDTQYSFRLAKLKLKLRSSIMTLIYDKCLRVNLAERSKFTNGEIQTFMSVDADRTVNLCNSFHDTWRIRRTGELLTYIRTLKMYGWELIFSSWLMETRSLEVKHLATRKYLDAWCVFFWATTPTLFSIFTFGLFTLMGNQLDAAMVFTCLALFNTLISPLNSFPWVINGLIDAFISSRRLSRFLSCPEHRSNVGDTGSSSSSFLSKQPDSSQRLAIIVQDVSCTWSSSDEPPLNMVLNHVTLSLSKGSFVAIIGEVGSGKSSLLYSVLGEAQLAHGYIYCDGSVAYVPQVPWILSGTVRDNILFGKSYDPVRYRDTLQACALDVDIELMVGHDMVYIGEKGLNLSGGQRARLALASRAVYDGSDVIMLDDVLSAVDAQVAHWILHNAILGPLMQGKTILLCTHNVQAISLADVVVVMDKGHVKWLGSSAAFPISSYTRFSPSNDLDLTSKNHRESCSSDSSSKPKEQSLPEKEIVHSPEIAEEIVEVELRKEGKVEIGVYKNYAVFIGQFVTVAICLSAIFMQASRNGNDLWLSYWVDTTETGQTAHSVSFYLAILCLFCAVNSFFTLVRAFSFAFGGLQAAIKVHNRLLSKLINAPVRFFDQTPGGRILNRLSSDLYTIDDSLPFIMNILLANFIGLLGIAIILSYVQVFFLVLLLPLWYIYSKLQFFYRSTSRELRRLDSVSRSPIYTSFSETLDGTSTIRAFKSEDFFFAKFIEHITLYQKTSYTETVASLWLSLRLQLLGAFIISFIALMAVVGSHRSLPINFGTPGLVGLALSYAAPIVSLLGSFLTSFTETEKEMVSVERALQYMDIPQEEQGGCLNVNPDWPNLGVIEFQNVTLKYMPSLAPAICNLSFTIAGGTQVGIIGRTGAGKSSVLNALFRLTPIYSGSILVDGMDIKNVPVRELRTHLAIVPQSPFLFNGSLRENLDPFKMSDDLKIWDALEKCHVKEEVEEAGGLDILVKEGGISFSVGQRQLLCLARALLKSSKVLCLDECTANVDIQTASLLHTTISSKCKGMTVITIAHRISTVLNMDSILILDHGNLAEQGNPKVLLNDESSLFSSFVKASSM from the exons ATGACTGTTCCAGAGAAATCGGTTCTTTATTTTGTACCAGCTATTGGAGCATGCCTTTCAGTCCTGGAAATAATTTTTGTGTGGAAGAAAGAACATAATAGTCAGTTTGTTGGATATCATAAGTGGTTTTATAGCTGTTCTGAATTGATTGTGTGG ACAAATATCATTCTCTTCTCAAAGTGTGGCAGCAGTCATTACATAATCTTCAGTCGTGTTTTATGCTTCTGGTGGATTCTGAAACCAATTTTGGGGGTCTTCCGTTTGGTGACTACATTCCCATCATTGGAG GTTTCAGTTTGCATCGTGGAAAGCTTAGTTGTTCTCTTGAGTATCACGTATGGCACAGCTATAAATGTGATTAGGGTGAAGAGAGAGTCTTTCAAAAGAAG TTTATTGGGAGATCCACTTCTTTCCTATGACTCGAGCCTTGAGGAGGGTGGCCATCATGACCTT GAAACTAATGAGAGCATTTGGGATTTGATGACTTTCAAATTCATAGCGCCAGTAATGAACCGGGGGGTGGTAAAGCAATTAGACTCTGAAGATCTGCTGCAGATACCTACTAATATGGCTCCATCTTCTTGTCATGATATAATTTCATCCTGCTGGCGAGCTCAATTGACTAATGATGCTTCAAAGCCATCCTTGTTTAGAGCACTCTGTAGTGCCTATGGATGGTCATATCTCTACCTTGGTTTGTTAAAG GTGATTAATGATTGTATTGGTTTTGCGGGACCATTGCTTCTCAATAAGCTAATCCAGTTTCTTCAACAAG GCTCAGTGACCTCTGATGGGTATTTACTTGCAGTATCCTTGGGCCTGACCTCTATAATTAA ATCCTTTTTGGATACACAATATTCTTTTCGTCTTGCCAAATTGAAGCTAAAGCTGCGATCCAGCATCATGACTTTAATATATGACAAG TGTCTACGTGTGAACCTAGCAGAGCGTTCAAAATTCACAAATGGAGAAATTCAGACATTTATGTCAGTAGATGCTGACAGAACTGTCAACCTGTGTAATAGTTTCCATGATACATGGAG GATTCGTAGAACAGGAGAACTTTTGACCTATATTCGCACTTTGAAGATGTATGGATGGGAACTTATTTTTTCTAGTTGGTTGATGGAGACAAGATCTTTGGAAGTGAAACACCTAGCT aCTCGGAAGTACTTGGATGCATGGTGTGTATTCTTTTGGGCTACCACACCAACACTCTTTTCTATTTTCACATTTGGACTCTTCACACTGATGGGAAATCAACTTGATGCCGCAATg GTTTTCACTTGTCTTGCTTTGTTTAACACACTGATATCGCCATTGAATTCATTTCCATGGGTGATTAATGGATTGATTGAT GCCTTTATATCCTCTAGAAGGTTGAGTAGATTTCTTTCTTGTCCTGAGCATAGATCCAATGTGGGAGACACCGGTTCCAGTTCATCATCTTTCTTGAGTAAACAACCTGATTCTTCACAAAGATTGGCTATCATTGTCCAAGATGTATCTTGTACCTGGTCAAGCAGTGATGAACCACCATTAAATATGGTGTTGAATCATGTGACTCTAAGCCTGTCCAAGGGTTCCTTTGTTGCTATTATTGGAGAG GTTGGTTCTGGTAAATCTTCCTTGTTATATTCAGTTCTTGGAGAAGCGCAACTTGCTCATGGATATATTTACTGTGATGGATCCGTGGCATATGTACCACAG GTCCCCTGGATTTTATCTGGTACTGTACGTGACAACATACTATTTGGGAAAAGCTATGATCCCGTAAG GTATAGAGATACACTACAGGCATGTGCATTAGATGTTGATATTGAATTGATGGTTGGACATGACATGGTGTATATTGGAGAGAAGGGACTAAATTTATCTGGTGGACAGAGAGCTCGACTTGCTTTGGCGAG CAGGGCAGTGTATGATGGCTCAGATGTTATTATGCTTGATGATGTTCTGAGTGCAGTTGATGCACAAGTTGCTCACTGGATTTTACACAATGCCATTCTTGGCCCTCTTATGCAAGGAAAAACTATATTGCTCTGTACTCACAATGTGCAG GCAATATCTTTAGCTGACGTGGTTGTTGTAATGGACAAGGGGCATGTAAAATGGTTGGGAAGTTCAGCTGCCTTTCCAATTTCTTCATACACAAGATTCTCCCCATCGAATGATCTTGATTTAACTTCAAAAAATCACAGAGAATCTTGCAGCTCAGATTCTTCATCCAAACCTAAGGAGCAATCTCTTCCTGAAAAAGAAATTGTGCATTCTCCGGAGATAGCAGAGGAGATAGTTGAAGTTGAGTTAAGGAAAGAGGGAAAAGTTGAAATTGGAGTGTATAA GAACTATGCTGTCTTCATTGGTCAGTTTGTTACAGTTGCTATATGCCTGTCAGCTATCTTCATGCAAGCATCTCGGAATGGAAATGATTTATGGCTATCATATTGGGTTGATACAACAGAAACTGGTCAAACAGCGCACTCTGTGTCCTTCTATCTG GCTATACTATGTCTATTTTGTGCTGTGAATTCTTTTTTCACATTGGTGAGGGCATTCTCTTTTGCGTTTGGTGGATTACAAGCAGCAATTAAGGTACACAATAGACTGCTTAGCAAGCTTATCAATGCACCTGTGCGATTCTTTGATCAGACCCCGGGTGGAAGAATACTGAACAG ATTATCTTCAGATCTTTATACAATTGATGATTCTCTTCCATTCATTATGAACATTCTCCTGGCTAATTTTATAGGCCTGTTGGGCATTGCAATCATTTTGTCATATGTACAG GTCTTCTTCCTAGTCCTCCTATTGCCATTGTGGTATATCTACAGTAAACTACAG TTCTTCTACAGATCCACATCAAGAGAATTACGCCGATTGGACAGTGTTTCTCGTTCTCCAATATATACATCTTTCTCAGAAACACTTGATGGAACTTCAACTATAAGGGCTTTCAAATCCGAG GACTTTTTCTTTGCCAAATTTATTGAACACATCACATTGTATCAAAAGACTTCATACACAGAGACCGTAGCAAGTTTATGGCTTTCCTTGCGTCTTCAG TTATTAGGTGCATTTATCATCTCATTCATAGCTTTGATGGCTGTTGTTGGATCTCATAGAAGTCTGCCTATCAACTTTGGTACCCCAGGGCTG GTAGGATTGGCCCTCTCATATGCAGCTCCTATCGTATCCTTGTTGGGGAGTTTTTTAACAAGTTTCACTGAAACAGAAAAGGAGATGGTTTCAGTTGAAAGAGCACTTCAA TACATGGACATTCCTCAAGAAGAACAAGGTGGATGCTTAAATGTGAATCCAGATTGGCCTAACCTAGGAGTTATTGAATTCCAGAATGTCACTTTGAAATATATGCCATCTTTGGCACCTGCAATCTGCAATCTTAGTTTTACTATTGCTGGAGGGACACAG GTTGGAATAATTGGAAGAACAGGTGCTGGAAAGTCTAGTGTGTTAAATGCCCTTTTCCGCCTGACCCCAATATATTCAGGCTCCATTTTAGTTGATGGCATGGACATTAAAAATGTTCCTGTCAGAGAACTGCGTACACATTTGGCTATTGTGCCTCAGAGTCCGTTCTTGTTCAATGGATCATTAAG GGAGAACCTAGATCCATTTAAGATGAGTGACGACTTAAAAATTTGGGATGCTTTGGAGAAGTGCCATGTGAAAGAGGAAGTAGAAGAAGCT
- the LOC127741269 gene encoding photosystem II protein D1-like, which produces MHGSLVTSSLIRETTENESANEGYRFGQEEETYNIVAAHGYFGRLIFQYASFNNSRSLHFFLAAWPVVSIWFTALGISTMTFNLNGFNFNQSVVDSQGRVINTWADIINRANLSKKPQIPSILYE; this is translated from the coding sequence ATGCACGGTTCCTTGGTAACTTCTAGTTTGATTAGGGAAACCACAGAAAATGAATCTGCTAATGAAGGTTACAGATTCGGTCAAGAGGAAGAAACCTATAATATTGTGGCTGCTCATGGTTATTTTGGACGATTGATCTTCCAATATGCTAGTTTCAACAATTCTCGTTCTTTACATTTCTTCCTAGCTGCTTGGCCTGTAGTAAGTATCTGGTTTACTGCGTTAGGCATTAGCACTATGACTTTCAATTTAAATGGTTTCAATTTCAACCAATCTGTAGTTGATAGTCAAGGTCGTGTAATTAACACATGGGCTGATATTATTAACCGAGCTAATCTAAGTAAAAAACCGCAAATTCCTTCGATATTGTATGAATGA
- the LOC107462683 gene encoding uncharacterized protein LOC107462683, which translates to MKVFNINEATLSLALYTDVTNSKELLESMQAGTLEPEVAFLNALLIPDVFPLLAAAHKTLVAKSRDSLTTRTLHSELVYNYSGSKHISESLKRCGISDNTTYILAARFDATPDEIKAIEKLINGKEIELEELEGRANQSQIQKHYKLSAPELGVSSLADAITCRIASRDAL; encoded by the exons ATGAAGGTGTTTAATATAAATGAAGCCACACTTTCTCTTGCACTTTACACCGATGTCACCAATTCCAA GGAGCTCTTGGAAAGTATGCAAGCTGGGACATTGGAGCCAGAAGTTGCATTCCTCAATGCTTTACTT ATTCCAGATGTTTTTCCTCTTCTAGCTGCTGCGCACAAGACGCTTGTAGCTAAGTCACGGGATTCTTTGACCACACGCACTCTTCACTCAGAGCTTGTTTACAATTACTCAGGGTCCAAGCAT ATTAGTGAATCTTTGAAACGATGTGGTATCTCAGATAACACGACGTACATCCTTGCTGCTAGATTTGATGCTACTCCTGATGAG ATAAAAGCCATTGAGAAGCTCATtaatggaaaagagattgaactGGAGGAGCTGGAAGGAAGAGCAAACCAATCCCAGATACAAAAG CATTACAAGCTATCTGCCCCCGAACTTGGAGTTTCATCACTTGCAGATGCGATAACTTGCCGAATTGCTTCTCGTGATGCCTTGTGA
- the LOC107462681 gene encoding 30S ribosomal protein 2, chloroplastic produces the protein MATSMLSPPNLLSLAAPSPSSSSSTLYFKPATHLSQPFSLKLVPSKRNRRPFAVAAEEAAVTTSVDPKSEAARRLYVGNIPRTVTNDELKNIVEEHGAVEKAEVMYDKYSGRSRRFAFVTMKTVEDANAVVEKLNGTEIGGREVKVNITEKPLSTVDTSFLQAEESNFVDSPHKVYVGNLAKTVTSDTLKTFFSEKGKVLSAKVSRVPGTSKSSGYGFVSFSSDEDVEAAILSFNNASLEGQKIRVNKA, from the exons ATGGCTACCTCTATGCTCTCACCACCGAACCTTCTGTCCCTGGCAGCCCCATCACCAAGTTCCTCGTCCTCAACCTTATACTTTAAACCCGCCACCCATCTCTCGCAGCCATTTTCTCTGAAGTTGGTGCCTTCTAAACGCAATCGGAGACCCTTTGCGGTGGCCGCAGAGGAAGCCGCGGTCACTACATCGGTGGACCCTAAATCGGAGGCTGCAAGGAGGCTCTATGTTGGCAACATTCCTCGTACTGTCACCAACGATGAGCTCAAGAACATCGTTGAAGAGCATGGCGCTGTTGAGAAAGCTGAG GTTATGTATGATAAATACTCTGGACGGAGTCGTCGCTTTGCATTTGTTACGATGAAAACTGTTGAGGACGCAAATGCAGTTGTTGAGAAACTTAATGGCACT GAAATCGGAGGACGTGAGGTCAAGGTAAATATAACCGAAAAACCTTTATCAACAGTAGATACATCTTTCCTTCAGGCCGAGGAGTCCAACTTTGTTGACAGCCCCCACAAGGTATATGTGGGAAATCTGGCCAAGACAGTAACATCAGATACGCTTAAAACTTTTTTCTCTGAGAAGGGAAAAGTTCTTAGCGCCAAGGTCTCACGGGTTCCGGGGACCTCAAAATCGAGTGGCTATGGTTTTGTTAGTTTTTCTTCTGATGAAGATGTTGAAGCAGCAATCTTGTCTTTCAACAATGCC TCACTAGAAGGGCAAAAAATTCGTGTGAATAAGGCTTAG